Within the uncultured Campylobacter sp. genome, the region TCAGCGCGGCGGCAAAATTTCTTTTCTACCCCGACTTCGGTAAAATCACCGTTAACTCCGTCCTCTCCGCACTCGGGCTCGCGCTCTTTACCCTTTGCGTGGGCGTCGGCTGTATCGCGGCATACGCAGCATCGCTTAGCGAGGGGGTGCGGCTGGTGCGCAGCTCGGTAAACATCGTATTTATCAACATCGCGATCGGGCTGATGATGGGGCTCATCGTCTTTACCTTCATCTTCGAATTCCACGCCGATCCCGCGCAGGGTGCGGGGCTTGTGTTCGTCTCGCTCACTACGATGTTTGCAAAAATGGGGCTAGCGGGGCAGGTGCTTGAAGTCGCGTTTTTCGTCTCGCTCTTTTTCGCGGGGATCACGAGCGCGGTTTCGATGATCGAGCCATTCGTCTTCTATCTCATCGGCAGATTTAAAATTTCGCGCTTGCGCGCAGTCTGCATCTCAGGGTGCGCCATAGCGGCGCTAGGCGCATGCTCGCTGCTATCGATGCACGCGGATTATGCGAGCAAATTTAAGCTTTTCGGCGCGAGCTTTTTTGACTGCTTGGACTTCGTAAGTTCAAACGTCATGCTGCCACTGGGCGCTCTAACCTCGGCGATATTCGTGGGCTTCGTGATGGACGCGCGGCGCCTGCGCGGGCTTTTTGGCGCCGATATGGGCGAGCTTGGATTTAAAATTTGGTACTTTTCACTGCGCTTCGTAGCGCCCGTCGCGATCGTGATCATAATGGCAAATCTGCTGTTTTTCAGCGGGAAGTAAGAAGCGATTCGGTTAATTTTAAAGGCGGCATGGGTTTAAATTTAACCCTTTTTGAGTGAGCTTAAATTTAAAGGGCCGCTTAATATTGTAGCCCGTTAGGCTCGTATTTTAACTAGCGTTTTGCTAAAGGAGTAAATTTTGAAAGCTCTTAAATTTCTAGCCAAAACCCTAATCGCCGCGCTCGGCGTTTGTGTAATCGTCGGCGCGCTTAATTACAGCGGGTTTAGCTTTCATTATATAAAATGGCTCGATAAAGATGAACTTTTAGACAATTTTATCCAAGATCAATTTAATGATTATATCTACGACTGATATTTATCAAAATTTAGCAGAATAGACGATTGCAAAAAAGATATTTTTTACGAACTTGATTCAAATCTTACCGAAATAGACATATTAAATAAGATCAAAAAAATTTTACAGAATGATAATAATCAAACAAAGATTAATATAAAAGAAAGAATTAGAAAAAATTTTACTTTAAACGATATAAGCAAAAATATCATAAGCAATAAGAAAATCGCTTGGACTTTGA harbors:
- a CDS encoding sodium-dependent transporter, whose amino-acid sequence is MNDKFSKIGFILAVAGGAVGLGNAWKFPTLVGQNGGSAFVLLYLALTLGVGFSIFLAEMALGRLSGRDLPSAYETLAPRGGRKWRAAGVFIAGGMLVLSFYLVILGWVIRYIFLGFSPLPATAEEAGAVFDNLISHSLATSLGFYALALVLTLSVVARGIKSGIERLNVVMMPLLFVLLLAMLAYACTMQGFSAAAKFLFYPDFGKITVNSVLSALGLALFTLCVGVGCIAAYAASLSEGVRLVRSSVNIVFINIAIGLMMGLIVFTFIFEFHADPAQGAGLVFVSLTTMFAKMGLAGQVLEVAFFVSLFFAGITSAVSMIEPFVFYLIGRFKISRLRAVCISGCAIAALGACSLLSMHADYASKFKLFGASFFDCLDFVSSNVMLPLGALTSAIFVGFVMDARRLRGLFGADMGELGFKIWYFSLRFVAPVAIVIIMANLLFFSGK